In Maridesulfovibrio sp., a single genomic region encodes these proteins:
- a CDS encoding sugar ABC transporter permease, protein MKAFLTLLPSIILIAIFVYGFIGNTIWISMTDWGGSGSLALNPQMNFVGLDNYVDLFTGFLSSGFRQDLVNAVYYSIMLLAGAIGLGMFIAILLDQKPRGEDVLRTIFLYPMSLSFIVSGTIWRWLLAPQGGVNVLPTYFGFSALNFQWTSSTKAILEFNWQNLFQILLYIASFILILAGLFVLKKSPNKALKRWLGPGVAIGLFAWLGGSLLPEALFMEENHGFNLATLGIIIATVWQYSGYTMALYLAGFNGISQDLRDAAMLDGASHTDYYRHVAIPMLKPITISAVIILSHISLKMFDIIFAMTGPDNAQTGHPALNMYMTTFRANDFARGAAIAIVLFVVAAMFIVPYVISQYKQRNRG, encoded by the coding sequence ATGAAAGCGTTTTTAACCCTTCTGCCTTCCATCATCCTGATCGCGATTTTCGTCTACGGGTTCATAGGCAATACTATCTGGATTTCCATGACAGACTGGGGAGGCTCAGGATCACTGGCCCTGAATCCTCAAATGAACTTCGTGGGGCTGGACAATTACGTGGACCTGTTCACCGGTTTCCTGTCCAGCGGATTCAGACAGGATCTGGTCAACGCTGTTTATTATTCGATAATGCTGCTTGCGGGCGCCATAGGTCTGGGCATGTTCATCGCCATTCTGCTTGACCAGAAACCCAGAGGCGAAGACGTGCTGCGCACAATTTTCCTTTATCCCATGTCTCTGTCCTTCATAGTTTCCGGGACCATCTGGCGCTGGCTGCTGGCCCCGCAGGGCGGAGTGAACGTGCTGCCCACCTATTTCGGTTTTTCCGCACTGAATTTCCAGTGGACATCCTCCACGAAGGCCATACTGGAATTCAACTGGCAGAACCTGTTCCAGATTCTGCTCTATATCGCTTCCTTCATTCTCATACTGGCAGGGTTGTTCGTGCTGAAAAAATCTCCGAACAAGGCCCTTAAACGCTGGCTCGGCCCCGGAGTGGCCATCGGGCTGTTCGCATGGCTCGGCGGAAGCCTGCTGCCGGAAGCACTTTTCATGGAAGAAAACCACGGGTTCAACCTGGCCACGCTTGGAATCATAATCGCCACGGTCTGGCAGTATTCCGGCTACACCATGGCCCTCTATCTGGCCGGTTTCAACGGAATTTCACAGGACCTGCGCGATGCGGCCATGCTGGACGGAGCAAGCCACACCGACTACTACCGTCATGTCGCCATTCCCATGCTCAAGCCCATCACCATCAGCGCGGTGATAATTCTTTCGCACATTTCACTCAAAATGTTCGACATCATTTTCGCCATGACCGGACCGGACAACGCCCAGACCGGGCACCCGGCCCTGAACATGTACATGACCACCTTCCGCGCCAACGACTTCGCAAGGGGCGCGGCCATAGCCATAGTCCTTTTCGTGGTGGCAGCCATGTTCATCGTCCCGTATGTGATAAGCCAGTACAAACAAAGGAACCGAGGTTAG
- a CDS encoding DUF3089 domain-containing protein, translating into MKILRQAGYCVLLCMLLAAESWAAGDNPCEIPACPDYSKDICWASRPTVTDKAVDVFYVYPTIYPGTCPKNMDIFNKELRADVQGLLKAQAGVYSSSANLFAPYYRQVSFSCLNPNEDMALNTYFRIGADDVHRAFDYYMSFLNKGRPFILASHSQGSVVMLDLLKNRFHDPKLQKQLVAAYVIGYSVTKDDLKNYPWIKAAQKADDTGVVISWNTQAPGATGSPVLRPGAICINPLNWTTDETPAGKELNIGAVFFDDFKGTVKKEVPHYTGAKVDKKTSALVTTPPEKLEIGHFPKGVLHKFDYAFWYRNIERNVKQRIDAYLKKL; encoded by the coding sequence ATGAAGATATTGCGACAAGCCGGGTATTGCGTTTTGCTCTGCATGCTTTTGGCCGCCGAAAGCTGGGCTGCCGGAGATAACCCCTGCGAGATTCCGGCCTGCCCGGATTATTCAAAAGATATCTGCTGGGCATCCAGACCTACGGTTACGGACAAGGCGGTGGATGTTTTTTATGTGTATCCCACCATTTATCCCGGCACCTGCCCTAAAAATATGGACATCTTCAATAAGGAGTTGCGGGCCGACGTTCAGGGGCTGCTCAAGGCTCAGGCCGGGGTTTATTCCTCCAGTGCAAACCTTTTTGCTCCGTACTACCGTCAGGTTTCTTTTTCCTGTCTGAATCCGAACGAGGACATGGCCCTCAATACCTATTTCCGCATCGGTGCGGACGATGTGCACCGGGCTTTCGATTACTACATGAGTTTTCTGAACAAGGGGCGGCCTTTCATTCTGGCTTCTCACAGTCAGGGTTCGGTGGTTATGCTTGATTTGCTGAAGAACCGTTTTCATGATCCTAAACTGCAGAAACAGTTGGTAGCAGCTTATGTGATAGGATACTCGGTTACGAAAGACGATCTGAAGAATTATCCCTGGATAAAAGCTGCGCAAAAGGCCGATGATACCGGCGTAGTCATTTCGTGGAATACTCAGGCTCCCGGAGCGACCGGTTCACCTGTTCTTAGACCGGGGGCGATCTGCATAAATCCTTTGAACTGGACCACGGATGAAACTCCTGCGGGCAAGGAACTCAACATCGGAGCCGTCTTTTTTGATGATTTCAAGGGCACGGTAAAAAAAGAAGTTCCGCACTATACCGGCGCCAAGGTAGATAAAAAGACCTCGGCTCTGGTTACAACTCCGCCGGAGAAACTGGAAATAGGCCATTTCCCGAAGGGTGTGCTGCACAAGTTCGATTACGCGTTCTGGTACCGGAATATCGAGCGTAATGTAAAGCAGCGCATTGACGCATACTTGAAGAAGCTTTGA
- a CDS encoding carbohydrate ABC transporter permease, with protein MSTATTKKTGITPGSILLYGTLLLLAVFFLMPAYMALVTALKPPADISLPTAWELPDKFNWSSFSDALGLLKPNIVSSVILTVCATALSTVLGSLNGYVFSKWKFKGSELVFTLFLFGMFIPYQVILIPLFQTLRAMNLYGGLPGLILAHVVYGLPITSLIFRNFYAQIPTALIESARLDGAGFFSIYTRIVFPLSIPGFVVTSLWQVTQIWNEFLWGICLTRHADNPITVGLAQLAGGQAVSWNLPMAGSIMAAAPVLAIYIFLGRYFIRGLLAGSVKE; from the coding sequence ATGAGTACGGCAACAACAAAGAAGACCGGCATCACACCGGGCTCCATCCTGCTTTACGGCACACTCCTGCTGCTGGCCGTTTTCTTCCTCATGCCCGCATACATGGCACTGGTAACGGCACTGAAACCACCGGCAGACATCAGCCTGCCCACAGCCTGGGAACTGCCGGACAAGTTCAACTGGTCGAGTTTTTCCGATGCACTGGGCCTGCTCAAGCCGAACATAGTAAGCTCGGTAATACTGACCGTGTGCGCCACCGCCCTTTCCACGGTACTAGGCTCACTCAACGGCTATGTTTTCTCCAAATGGAAATTCAAGGGAAGCGAGCTGGTCTTCACCCTGTTCCTTTTCGGCATGTTCATCCCGTATCAGGTAATTCTCATCCCGTTGTTCCAGACCCTGCGGGCGATGAATCTTTACGGCGGACTGCCCGGACTTATTCTCGCGCACGTGGTTTACGGGCTGCCCATAACCTCGCTGATTTTCCGCAACTTCTACGCCCAGATTCCGACCGCCCTGATCGAGTCCGCACGGCTGGACGGAGCCGGATTCTTTTCCATCTATACGCGCATTGTCTTTCCCCTTTCCATTCCCGGATTCGTGGTGACCAGCCTTTGGCAGGTAACCCAGATATGGAACGAATTCCTCTGGGGCATCTGCCTGACCCGCCACGCGGACAACCCCATAACCGTGGGGCTGGCTCAGCTTGCAGGCGGACAGGCAGTCAGTTGGAACCTGCCCATGGCCGGCTCCATCATGGCGGCCGCACCGGTTCTGGCCATTTACATTTTCCTCGGCCGCTACTTCATACGCGGTCTCCTTGCCGGTTCGGTCAAGGAATAG